From a region of the Aeoliella mucimassa genome:
- a CDS encoding prolipoprotein diacylglyceryl transferase, with amino-acid sequence MSTRTLFIVLVVLLTAGSRSDAAELPSEQVAKQAAELNQANKLLADGDLAGAMAGYEKLQELGPPSPVLKYNYGLAHYKQGDIAAAAEQFESVAAADDDRLAANARFNLGNCDYVTGLQMAEKDRSIAIERLQSAIRHYRSALEIDSTDDDTRANIELAARMIDRLREQQEQEKREEQERQQQELEQQEKQEEPEQKEQEQQEQEQNESSSDQENSQQSDGQQQESMQQESDQENKSQPSETSAKEEQQNEQQSQDAQEGEQTKQEESADQSSDSQEASAEENQQADSRPDSEQRAKTSNKKPASESNEAEAPETQGDQSATEDSANERKQPPQGELSAAESQEDSSSEAAEGQTVQGVKEGEMTEEEAEKMLQAIRDREMLRRLRRQAAERDRHIPVDRDW; translated from the coding sequence ATGTCCACAAGAACACTCTTTATCGTCTTAGTTGTGCTACTGACTGCTGGCAGTCGGTCGGATGCGGCTGAGTTGCCTTCAGAGCAGGTAGCGAAACAGGCAGCCGAGCTGAATCAAGCGAACAAGTTGCTTGCCGATGGCGACTTGGCCGGGGCGATGGCTGGGTACGAGAAGTTGCAGGAGCTGGGCCCTCCGTCGCCGGTACTCAAATACAACTACGGCCTCGCCCACTACAAGCAGGGCGACATCGCGGCCGCTGCCGAGCAGTTCGAGTCGGTCGCCGCGGCCGACGACGATCGGCTCGCCGCTAACGCCCGGTTCAATTTGGGCAATTGCGATTACGTTACGGGGCTACAGATGGCCGAAAAGGATCGCTCGATAGCAATCGAGCGACTTCAGTCGGCGATTAGGCACTACCGTAGTGCTCTGGAGATCGATTCCACCGACGACGACACGCGGGCGAACATCGAGCTGGCCGCGCGGATGATCGATCGACTCCGCGAACAGCAAGAACAAGAGAAGCGAGAAGAACAGGAGCGACAACAGCAAGAACTGGAACAACAGGAGAAGCAAGAAGAACCGGAGCAGAAAGAGCAAGAACAACAAGAGCAAGAGCAAAACGAGTCTTCCAGCGACCAAGAAAATAGTCAGCAGTCCGACGGTCAGCAGCAGGAAAGCATGCAGCAGGAGAGTGACCAGGAGAACAAATCGCAGCCGTCGGAAACCTCGGCAAAGGAAGAGCAGCAAAACGAACAGCAGTCGCAAGACGCTCAAGAAGGAGAACAAACCAAGCAAGAAGAGTCGGCTGACCAGTCGTCGGATTCGCAAGAGGCTTCCGCCGAAGAGAACCAGCAAGCCGATTCTCGCCCTGACTCCGAGCAGAGGGCGAAGACGTCGAACAAGAAGCCCGCTTCCGAGTCGAACGAGGCGGAAGCGCCAGAGACTCAGGGCGACCAATCCGCGACGGAGGATTCCGCGAATGAGCGCAAGCAACCTCCGCAGGGCGAGCTGTCGGCTGCGGAGTCGCAGGAAGATTCGTCGAGCGAAGCTGCCGAAGGCCAGACCGTCCAAGGAGTGAAGGAAGGGGAGATGACCGAAGAAGAAGCCGAAAAAATGCTGCAAGCGATTCGCGACCGCGAAATGCTCCGCCGGCTGCGTCGTCAAGCGGCTGAGCGTGACCGCCACATCCCGGTCGATCGCGATTGGTAA
- a CDS encoding efflux RND transporter periplasmic adaptor subunit encodes MNYRSVLSVIASTVVVAVGCESSNEYVPPPPPKVTVAHPEQRQVQEYFRTVGQTRAAQTVELRSRVSGYLDAIKFVDGQLVEKGQLLFVIDKEPYEAAVQSAEAALAKAEASLDLAKRQLARTEPLVKRELDEDIADRDSAIADVQAAEAALRDAKLNLGYTEVTAPFAGRIGRHQVDLGNLVQPATTLLATIESVTPMHAYYTVSEDDLLRFMKIKEAGDMQTAREVEVDMSIGNEEDYAFHGRFDFGQFGVDPGTGTAECRAAFENEQEKLQPGLFVHLRIPVGEPRPRLVIPENAIGTNQRGDYLLVVNDENEVVFRPVELGESLENERVVLSGVEAGDKVIVEGLQRARPGSKVVPEEKGAAEATTQEDSSAGDDAKAAEPADTDDESDEGEPTPAAE; translated from the coding sequence ATGAACTACCGATCTGTTTTGAGTGTGATAGCGTCGACCGTAGTAGTGGCCGTAGGGTGCGAGTCGTCCAACGAGTACGTCCCGCCGCCACCGCCGAAGGTCACGGTTGCCCACCCGGAGCAACGACAGGTGCAGGAGTATTTCCGCACAGTCGGGCAGACCCGGGCGGCGCAGACCGTCGAGCTTCGTTCGCGGGTGAGTGGTTACCTGGATGCCATCAAGTTCGTGGATGGTCAGCTCGTCGAGAAAGGGCAATTGCTGTTCGTGATCGACAAAGAGCCGTATGAGGCTGCAGTGCAGTCGGCCGAAGCCGCGCTGGCCAAGGCCGAAGCGAGCCTCGACCTGGCGAAGCGACAACTTGCGCGTACCGAGCCGCTCGTCAAGCGCGAATTGGACGAGGACATTGCCGACCGCGATTCGGCGATCGCCGACGTGCAAGCAGCCGAGGCCGCTCTGCGCGACGCGAAGCTCAATCTCGGATACACGGAGGTCACCGCTCCCTTCGCGGGGCGGATTGGTCGGCACCAGGTCGACTTAGGCAATCTGGTGCAGCCTGCGACTACGCTGCTGGCCACGATCGAGTCGGTCACTCCCATGCATGCTTACTACACGGTGAGTGAGGACGACCTGCTGCGATTCATGAAGATCAAAGAAGCAGGCGACATGCAGACAGCTCGCGAAGTAGAGGTCGATATGTCGATCGGCAACGAAGAGGACTACGCGTTTCACGGCCGGTTCGACTTTGGCCAGTTTGGGGTCGATCCCGGCACCGGCACGGCCGAGTGTCGCGCGGCTTTCGAAAACGAGCAAGAGAAGCTACAGCCGGGCTTGTTCGTGCATCTTCGCATTCCTGTTGGTGAGCCTCGCCCGCGATTGGTGATTCCCGAGAACGCCATTGGTACCAACCAGCGGGGCGATTACTTGCTGGTGGTCAACGACGAGAACGAAGTCGTCTTCCGCCCGGTCGAGCTGGGGGAGAGTTTGGAGAACGAGCGGGTGGTGCTCAGCGGAGTCGAAGCTGGCGACAAGGTAATCGTCGAAGGGCTGCAGCGTGCTCGGCCTGGAAGCAAGGTAGTGCCTGAGGAAAAAGGTGCCGCTGAGGCTACCACCCAAGAGGACTCATCCGCAGGCGACGATGCAAAAGCCGCGGAGCCCGCGGATACAGATGATGAGTCGGACGAAGGGGAGCCAACCCCCGCTGCTGAGTAA
- a CDS encoding BatD family protein has product MTLDMYYANNIYRISALLALGLAASMLPASAADVRVGISSKDTYVGMPVRLQIQIRNAKDFDPPVMPTVDGVEIRSQGAPGKSTQITSINGVTTRTSSVTYSYELTPLRVGRFELPAITIRADGEEHQTRNIEFMASKSETGDLLFVEIAGKEKQIYVGQALDLTLKIWLRPYRDSERQLTLSAGDMWQMVSPRSSWGMFQDRMLEMAHNRERPGAKEVIRKDSDGVEHSYYLYQIEATIYPQSPGKIDAEDVHVIVDYPTQLGAARDPFGTFFDDLPGGMPSRMGRDDFPSPFGQRLVVRSTRPIVADAEVDPINVQPIPSEGRPDDYRGAVGEYQIVTEARQVVVKAGDPIELLIGIVGTGPMELVQAPPLDELPELTADFKVPRGPLAGFVQGDRKLFSASIRPRKAGIKEIPAIPFTYFDPLQQKYVTVHSKPVRIHVNEADTLAMDAIVGGQAGADVPSADDGMSPADTSATFHNASDNSVLSNESPRRAIPWSALVVIALPPTIVVGIGIAKYRSDCASLLARWGWGMHRIDARLTNAMTIPEVADELAHYLGVRLKLPSGRGDTSAILGRLRAWGEHSLAVRCERVFQAAQQVHASGVSRPVPVETIKQEAHAVVAGLQSHLLRSRRTPTPARQTKQNGLSPHRVANFLVLAMAMAANSLAAAPSNTSQAALLTHDQQLALFNEANTAYQQALQVTSDDSAEAKQGFADAAAKYELLVDSGIRNSQLFTNTANAYLQAGELGKAIAYYERALAIDPTHPTALTNLQHARRLLASRSSESAEATSVDLNDLLPLANQWLLERIGLRTLGMTALAGWCALWLVIGLRVIGRRFAWKSLATVSALVTVLAASGYFANWPATSESQAIVTVAEVNLREGDGNRFSESGAKLSEGDAVQVVKQRGDWLKVRQASGGDGWLRSEQVVCL; this is encoded by the coding sequence ATGACCCTCGATATGTATTACGCAAACAACATCTATCGAATCTCGGCGCTACTGGCCCTGGGGCTGGCGGCCAGCATGTTGCCCGCCTCGGCAGCCGATGTGCGTGTAGGAATCTCGTCCAAGGATACCTACGTGGGGATGCCGGTCCGGTTGCAGATTCAGATTCGCAACGCGAAGGACTTCGATCCCCCGGTGATGCCAACCGTGGATGGTGTCGAAATCCGCTCGCAAGGCGCACCTGGCAAGAGCACTCAAATTACGAGCATCAACGGAGTGACCACCCGAACTAGTTCGGTAACCTACAGCTACGAACTCACCCCGCTGCGGGTCGGGCGGTTTGAGTTGCCTGCCATTACTATCCGCGCCGATGGCGAGGAGCATCAGACTCGCAATATCGAGTTTATGGCTTCGAAAAGTGAGACCGGCGACTTGCTGTTTGTCGAGATCGCTGGCAAAGAGAAGCAAATCTACGTTGGGCAGGCGCTCGATCTCACCTTGAAGATCTGGCTGCGACCCTATCGCGACAGCGAGCGGCAGCTCACCTTGTCTGCCGGCGATATGTGGCAAATGGTCTCGCCGCGTTCGAGTTGGGGCATGTTCCAAGATCGCATGCTCGAGATGGCCCACAACCGCGAGCGGCCCGGCGCGAAAGAGGTGATTCGCAAAGACTCCGACGGCGTTGAGCATAGTTACTACTTATATCAGATCGAAGCGACCATCTATCCGCAAAGCCCTGGCAAGATCGATGCGGAGGATGTTCACGTGATCGTCGACTATCCCACCCAGCTGGGAGCGGCTCGCGATCCGTTCGGCACCTTCTTCGACGATTTGCCAGGGGGAATGCCAAGTCGAATGGGGCGAGACGACTTTCCCTCCCCCTTCGGGCAGCGACTCGTGGTGCGCTCCACTCGGCCGATCGTCGCCGACGCGGAGGTCGATCCGATCAACGTGCAACCGATCCCCAGCGAAGGCCGCCCGGATGACTATCGCGGAGCGGTTGGCGAGTACCAAATCGTTACCGAAGCTCGTCAGGTGGTCGTGAAAGCGGGCGATCCGATCGAGCTGCTCATCGGCATCGTAGGCACGGGACCGATGGAGCTGGTGCAGGCCCCACCGCTCGACGAGTTGCCAGAACTCACTGCCGATTTCAAAGTGCCACGTGGCCCACTCGCAGGCTTCGTGCAGGGTGACCGCAAACTGTTCTCCGCTTCGATTCGGCCGCGGAAAGCTGGCATCAAAGAAATCCCAGCTATTCCGTTTACCTACTTCGATCCACTGCAGCAGAAGTACGTTACCGTGCATAGCAAGCCGGTTCGTATTCACGTGAACGAGGCCGACACGTTGGCCATGGATGCGATTGTCGGCGGGCAGGCGGGGGCAGACGTACCCTCCGCGGACGATGGCATGTCGCCTGCAGACACGTCGGCGACGTTCCACAATGCTTCGGACAACAGCGTGCTCTCAAACGAATCGCCGCGCCGGGCGATTCCGTGGTCCGCCTTGGTGGTGATTGCGTTGCCACCGACGATCGTGGTGGGAATCGGAATTGCCAAGTACCGTAGCGATTGTGCGTCGCTCCTGGCTCGCTGGGGATGGGGCATGCATCGCATCGACGCTCGTTTGACGAACGCCATGACGATTCCAGAGGTGGCCGATGAACTGGCGCACTACCTCGGTGTGCGACTGAAGCTACCAAGCGGGCGCGGGGACACTTCGGCCATCCTGGGTCGGTTACGAGCCTGGGGAGAGCATTCTCTCGCGGTCCGCTGCGAACGTGTGTTTCAGGCCGCGCAGCAAGTGCACGCGAGCGGAGTCAGCCGACCGGTGCCGGTCGAAACCATCAAGCAAGAGGCACATGCAGTGGTCGCCGGGCTGCAGAGTCACTTGCTTCGCAGTCGTCGTACCCCCACGCCTGCGCGGCAGACGAAACAAAATGGCCTTTCTCCCCACCGGGTGGCCAATTTCCTGGTTCTGGCGATGGCCATGGCAGCAAACAGCCTGGCAGCCGCACCTTCAAACACGAGTCAAGCTGCTTTGCTCACGCACGATCAGCAGCTCGCCCTGTTCAACGAGGCGAACACTGCCTATCAGCAGGCCTTGCAGGTCACCAGCGACGACTCGGCCGAGGCCAAGCAAGGCTTTGCCGATGCGGCAGCCAAGTACGAACTGCTGGTCGACAGTGGCATTCGAAACAGCCAGTTGTTTACAAATACCGCGAACGCTTATCTGCAGGCGGGGGAACTCGGCAAGGCGATCGCTTACTACGAGCGGGCGCTAGCGATCGACCCCACCCATCCGACTGCGCTGACGAATCTGCAGCACGCCCGCAGACTGTTGGCCAGTCGTTCTTCAGAGTCCGCTGAAGCTACTTCGGTGGATTTGAACGATCTGCTGCCGCTCGCGAATCAGTGGTTGCTCGAGCGCATCGGTCTGCGAACGCTGGGGATGACCGCGCTGGCTGGGTGGTGCGCGCTGTGGCTCGTTATCGGCTTGCGGGTGATCGGCCGCCGATTCGCCTGGAAGTCGCTCGCGACGGTTTCGGCTTTGGTCACCGTACTGGCGGCCAGTGGCTATTTCGCCAACTGGCCTGCGACGAGTGAGTCGCAGGCCATCGTTACGGTTGCCGAAGTCAACTTGCGCGAAGGGGATGGTAATCGGTTTTCCGAGAGCGGTGCCAAGCTCTCCGAAGGAGACGCGGTGCAAGTGGTCAAGCAGCGTGGCGACTGGCTCAAGGTTCGCCAGGCATCGGGCGGGGATGGTTGGCTCCGCAGCGAACAGGTCGTCTGTCTATAG
- a CDS encoding MarR family winged helix-turn-helix transcriptional regulator yields the protein MLRHDFTTDIGYWLHMCAHRLESMMNAELSEVGISYRQFQILAWLALKGDLSQAELARCSGVEPSTIVSVVDRMQRDGLIERKTCEEDRRKYRIVPTPAAEDVWKRVLQCKDRVKKCATDGMSKTELDGLRDQLMLIHERLEKHQNASK from the coding sequence TTGCTCAGGCACGACTTTACTACCGACATCGGGTACTGGTTGCACATGTGTGCCCATCGACTCGAAAGCATGATGAATGCCGAATTGTCGGAGGTCGGCATCTCGTACCGCCAGTTTCAGATCCTCGCCTGGCTCGCCTTGAAGGGCGATCTGTCGCAAGCCGAGCTAGCGCGTTGTTCGGGAGTCGAACCGTCGACCATCGTTTCGGTTGTCGATCGTATGCAGCGCGATGGACTGATTGAGCGGAAAACTTGCGAAGAAGACCGTCGGAAGTATCGCATTGTGCCGACCCCGGCCGCCGAAGACGTCTGGAAGCGGGTGCTGCAATGCAAGGATCGTGTGAAGAAGTGTGCCACCGACGGGATGTCGAAAACCGAACTCGATGGACTTCGCGACCAACTCATGCTCATCCATGAGCGGTTGGAGAAGCATCAGAACGCCAGCAAGTGA